The sequence below is a genomic window from Gymnogyps californianus isolate 813 chromosome 11, ASM1813914v2, whole genome shotgun sequence.
TTCTGCAGGAGGTAACTTAGTGTGAAATAACACCACATGGTACAATAGCCAGAAtgtcaagaaggaaaaatcaagTAAAAATCAAGTCCATCCTTGTTGGACCTTCACAAGAGTACTTCAGGAAGGACTGGGCTACATTAGTAGTTTtgataacctttttttttcttttgctccacaaaaaaaaaaaaaagtatccacACTTAATACTCAGCCTTGCTGACGAAGTCTTGACTCTTTTTCACTAAATGAAGTTATAAACCGTAACGTAAGATCCATTGGCTGGTGAAATAGAGTGGTAATAGTCTTCTGGGAATAATAGACCTCTGATCAGGCCAGGTGAGCATAACAAGTTTGACCCCACTCCTCAGTGATTTCTTCATGAGCCAAAACTTGCTGGTCCATCCTAAGGATGTGACTGGTAAATACATGCAATGTCTGCTTGGTTTCATTCACTTTGTGTCATCAGCTTCTCTTtcatctccctgctgcaggactgGCTGTCGCAGTATTTCTGTGCttgcaggaaattaaaaaaatcttctgtccTTGTGCTTAAAATAGACTAGAGGGCCCAGCTGATTTATACTTGCCTTGTAGTATCTAGGAGGTGGTGAGACTGGAAAACAACTTGAAAAGGAGTAAATTATAAGACAGAGAAGGAACTGtgaactttaaaataaaaggtccTCAGTTCACCCTGAGAAAAATTCACAGGGCACAGTTCAGGAGTCACTGGGACACTCACTCACAGCCGGCACAGCACAATGCTGCAAGAACGTGATGCTCCAGCCAGATGTGAACCGCTACTGAaacagccctgccagcagcatcAGCTCACTGGAAATGTAACCAGGCAAACTTGGCTGTGTAGATAAAACCTGTACCTGGGATTTCCTCACTGCATTAATGTAGTTATAGAGAGCAACTGGACCATTTGATACCCAAGTTTCACCCAGTTCTCCCTATGGTTCAGTATCTTCTCTTTCCCATCTCTCTCCTCCAAATGAAGCAGGGATCAGTTCTCAGATTATTGCATTTGATGTGAAcgactttttttgttgttgtttgttttaaagaagcatTCCATATTCCCGCTCTTTTACAGTAGTAACCCTCAACACTTCTACCTCCCACCTTGACCAAAGGTGGATGTCAGGGAAAGTTCCCCCATCCCTGGGCAGTAACTCAATTCCATGAGTCAGGTCAGTTCCTCTCCTTCAGCATCATCATACAAAGCAATTTGTGTTAGCAGCTAATGAACTATCCAGAGGCACActtgcagaggcagaagagagtCAATCTCTGCTGAAGCCGTTTTGGTTATGGATTCAGATGATGAGGTCAGAAGAGACCTTCAGCTATGCAGATATCTGCATCGAATAAGATAATCCTTGTACTAATCACATAATCACACGTACCTCTCTGGGTGATAAAACATCCACTTAAAAATGATATTGCTCCTAAAAATCTATTGCCTGGAGAACCTATGAGTACCAGAGATTAAACGTTATGGAAAATAGGTACGCAtaattttcactttgctttgtGCCAGCGAGAGACAGGGAATGTttggacagagaggaaaattgGGATAGAAACAGTCTGCTCTGCCATTTGTCTGCTCTTTCACACTAGCAGAAGAGGGGAAGTATTTTTATGATTGGGAAATGCTGAGACAAGAACAGTGTCTGTACCTCTTTTAAGAGGTGATATTTCAAGTGGATAGTGTTCATTCAccactgcttctcttttctttgttaacaTCTCTTTTTATTGTCTAATATTTTAGCAGGAAGCATTCATGGGCTAAATTAAGGCAGAGATGAGGTTTCTTCTGTTCACAGCACTCAGTTACCTGAGCTATGACATTTCCAGCAGGTTTATTTCCCTACAAGAATATATCACAGAGATTTTCCGTTTCCAGTTCTATCCCCAAGTTTCCCCATAGTCAGGAGCAGCAATCACTTGTGTCTGACACCGTGTTTGTTTTGCAGGTGGTTGATGATGTTAGGAGTAAATAGAAACCCAGATGAAGAGCAGCATAAGCAATGGAGGGACCAACCCCAGAGCCCGTGTACGTTGACGTGGACAAGGGACTGACATTAGCATGTTttgtcttcctctgcctcttcttGATTGTGATGATTATTCGCTGTGCAAAAGTCATCATGGACCCTTACAGTGCCATCCCTACATCTACGTGGGAGGAGCAGCATCTAGATGACTGAAAGGACTTCACTGGACAGAGCCATAAAATGCTGCGATCCAGGAGGCCTTTTCCCACCGGGAAGGCTAACACACAAACAGCCATTTTCAGATATGCAGGGCAACGGCAGTATCTCTAAGAGCACATAATGTAAACGATTCTCGCTCAACAGATCAGGATATCAGCAAGCCATTCTGGCAGCACAGTTTAATACTATGCAGCAACCcttattttactgaaaacagttaTCATTGTAACTCAATTAGCACAGGACTCTCCAGACTTTTCCTAATATAACTCTTGGTCTAGCACAGTTTGTCTTCCCCTCAATATCTCCCACAAATCCAGGGTAACCGTCAGAATTTGGAAAAGCAACAAGaacattttgtctttcctgGAAATAGATTGCTTCAAGTATCTTCCTCAGTCATTATACTTGTGTTTCGAAAAAGGCCCAGATTTTATAATTTTGTATCCCAGAGCATCACTAAGTAGAAGCATTAAAGCACCCCTGGTTAAGTAGGGTTATACGAGCAGATTTATTCTCGACTCACTTGGTTCTGCACATACACTCCCTGCCCCACTGCACCCGTATTTCCAGTGATCAGGATACAGAAACACCCAGACTACGGTTCCCAAGGGGGTCATGGACTACTGTTGACCTTGTAGCACCACCTCGCTCTATCTTTCTCATGCAAAAACTAGGCATATCATCTGCCATGGGTCCATGGATTAGCCAGATGTGTCAGACCACTTACTATGAGCTTGCTAGCCACCAGAAGTCCATGGAGCAGAGCTTGGACACTGCTGGTTTCAACTACATAGAACTTGCTGTGATTTTCAAAGAGTGATTCCACATGCAACTTCATCTATCTTTTGTTTCAGGTGCACTTCTGTGGAATGAGACACAAATAGAATGACAAAGACAATAAGCAAAGAGACATTGCTCCTAGCTTTGTCACTCAGACAGACTTCTCAGCATAACAGTTacagtaaaatacaataatatgCATTCTACCTCGGAGAAATTCAGcacctttaaaagaagaattttccCACAAATTTGTAAGGTGAATAGCTGTACATTTCCTTCTCTCAATTCATTAAGACAGCCATTACACGAGAAGGTGTTAAGTGAACATGGGAGCTTTGGAAATTTATTATTTACCTTTTGAAGAGTGGGGATTGAGGGATACCCATGTCCTCTATTCCCCAAATTCTAAGGTTTGCTCACAGCTGCCTTTTTTACTGACTGTATGTTTGGCTTATGGGATTGTAAGGAGTTGCTGAAGCAATACGGAGTAGGTACTGCAACCACAACAAGCATCATGAGCAGACAAGACTTGAAAGCACAAATCTGCAAGAAGAGTGTTTCActatttctcctcttccttacCATCCTACCTGACCTCTAGGTTCTTGCCATAAGGTGATGCACAGTGGGTGAGAAAGGTGGAACCAAAGGTTGTGGCAAGGAATCAGGACGTAGACTTTGTAGGTTACTATTCTCAGCTCTGACAGATTTGTTTGACCATCACACAAGTCACTTCTTCATGTGCCTCATTCTACTCATCAGTGAAATGGGTACAGCAATATAAATTTGTCTCACATTGTTTGTCTGTCTCATTACACCAGAAAGCACTTGGAGAGCCTTAGATAGGGACATAGAAATAAGGTATTGATTTACAACTCTTCCTTGTGAAACTAACATGGAAGATCTGAATCGTAGTATACAGCAAGGGAAGTTCTCCCCAGGCAGAGGACATGTCCAGACCTCCATTTACTCTCTCATTAAGACTGCAGTATTTTGAGTCATGCCAAATGGCACCTGGCTTTGTTACATATTCCACTGATTTCTGAGAACAGTCTGGAGGTAAGGTGCTCAGCACTGTGATTACAGAGATCCCAAAATAGCAGGCTATGAGGCATATGGAGATTTTTGCATGGATCTTTTGCACTGCAACAGTTTTTGCTAATCTCTGTTGTAGGAGATACCATTCAGGAGGCAGGAGATTTGAGGATTGCCTTTAATGCTCCTATTCTCTAGCAAGAGACCTCCACTGCTTCAATTACTCACTGCAGATTGCTCATCAGGCTGTTATTTAGCCTCAGTTTCTGCTAGCCAGTTAATCGTCAGTAACTGAGGATTTTTTCAGGCATGAATGTTAATGTTCACCATACTTTGAGCAAAGACATTGGTCTCTCATATTCATGAGTGTGTCTATCTGTACCATAGGAATGGATGCCCTAGCTCAAAAAAGATTGCTTCTGTTCCCTGGGCTAAAGTTTAGAACCCATTTTTTGTCATTAAGTCTTGTATACCACCTTGATACTAGTGGGGCTACTTacagaataaacaaaataaatctgtttccAGGCTAGAGACACTTTCAGTTTGCAGGTCACCCGGCTGCATTCACAGCTGATGCAGAGCAAGAACAGAGCTTGTCATCACACCTCCCAATACCAATACTCCACTCAATGTTTATCTGCATGCAGAACTCTGGCTTTGTCATGCGTCACTGATAAGCCCCTGTTCAGCTAAGGACTTAGGCACATGCTTAAGTTTAAGCCTCTGAGCAGGCTGCCTGACGAGGGAGACCAGGGTCAGTCACGTGCTGTGTCCttggcagggcagggacagcaATACACAGTCCTTGCAGGAGCAAAGCCTGTGTGAGAACAAAGGGTTACGAATGCTGGGGAAGCAAATTAACAAGTTTGCTTTGCAAGAAAGTTTgccacttcttttttctctgtttgtcCAGCTGTACAAACCATTTTATGGATTTTCCTGAAAATCCTAATGGAAAGACCCCTAAAGTTAGCtctattttctaataaaaaggcatttgtcttcctgGCGTAGCCTGTCAAGTCCATCCTTCTGTCGACAAAAAAGATCTCCATAAACATCTACATATTCATGTCCAATCTTTTCACATGACTGTGTAAAAGTCAATATGATTGTTTTTATATAGATAAAGTAAATGCATTCTAATTTCTGCCTTCCCCCACTGGTTACAATCACTTAACCTCACCACTCTTTAACCAAAAGCAATACTAAACATcatgctgaaagcagaaattttgtCCTCCTTGCATTCAGTCGGGACTTGCCCACCCGAGGTGCGTCATTGCAGCTCCCGCCCGATGCCGACCCCGCGAGCCCTGCCGGCAAAGCTGCGCTCACGGCCAGTGGAAGGTCTGTTTTAGCAGCGGCTGCATCACTGGGCTTGGTAGTAATTTCAGCTGCATGCAACAAGTGCCTCTGCTAGTTTTGGTTCATTTTTTCAATCATTATGCCATACTACCAGCAATTGCACTCAGAGGAAATAATTCAGACTTGttgcaaatgtatttatctAACACAATAAACAGCATCAACATGGAAAACCTTCTTGTTGTCTCTGTGGTGGTTCACTTCTAGTTGCCAGGATCTCTTAAGAAACACCCACAACACAACAACATGATTCCCAAGGAAGATACACATTCCTGACAGCCCTCCTTGGAGAGTGAGAGCAGAGAACTGCTCCCTGTGTAGCAACACCACTACAGACTCTCAGGAGCTCGGGACAGAGCTGATGGAGCTCCAGGTGTTTCTGTGGCTCTGCTGGAAGGTCGGCTCCTCCAAAGCGGCTGTTTCAGGTTACTCCCTTGGTCAGGAAGAGCACTGAGCTGAGCTTCACTTCAGTGGGGGACTGCAGCATGCTGTATTTCAGCAATTCATTATCAGTAACAAATTGCATACCAAAAGAAATAGGGCCACTGAGACTGGAATCCCTCCTGCTAGCAACTGAAAATGAAGGGTGTGGAGCATCTGTGGGGTCTCTTTGAAGAAGCCACAGAGTACGGGATATGCTGAGTAAAAAGCACCCAGGGAACTCCTCCTCTTGAAAAAGATGAGGAGACAAATTGCTAATTCTTTCATCTTGTAAAAGGACTCTGTTGCCTGAAGGCTGGGTGCTTTATATATCTGCTTGTCCCTGCAGTGAGTCTTCTGGCAGAAGAACGTTTGGGCCTGAAACCTAGTTTACCACAAAGACAAAACCCCACTGATAAATCATTAACTCTGTCCTAGTCAGAAGCAGAGGCTGGAGTCTTTACGCTGCTTTCAGAGCAGCTACTATGGCTAATATAAGTAAATGTGAACTGAAGTCAGCAGTGGCTGACTTTGGGCAGACACCCTGGAGAACTGTGAGCATGAaggtttttctgaaagaaacaggGACTGATGCTAGCCAGGGAACTGCACGAGcgatgctgctgcagcaaaggtgTCCCCAGCTTGCTGGGTCATTACCAGTCTCAGCAGGTAACTCCAACCCACACTACCAGAGCTCAGAAGTCAAGTGAACACAGGACTTAGATGGGCAAAACTCTGTGCTCAGACTCCAGCAATCTCCATGACACACAGAGGGATGGTGGTGAGGACAGCAGACCTCAGGTATTTACCTGGTTCACTTTAGAAGCTGGTGCTCCAGAAAACAGAGTGAGTGTATGAGAGATGAATGCAGTGACTTTTCAAGACAGCCCCAAATTCAACTTCCATGAAGCAAGATTGATGCTGGTGCCCTGTGCTACCTGCAGCTTGCATGCAGTCCCCCACTAACACTCAGTGATAACTGAGCCTACAAAGCCTCGAGCTTCTCCGTCCAAAGAGACCCAAGGACAGCAGTGACACCATGACCTGCATGTGGACTGGGCATTACTGCTGGGGCAAGGAGTCATCCCAAAGGAGCAGCCACCCCTGCAGTTTTGCATCTTTGAGGTCAACCTGGCAATGCATGGAGTGGCAGCCACGCACCAGCTCCCCTGCTTCGCACCCAGCTCAGTCCTGGTCCATGGCGGTGCTGGATCTGCACCAGCCGTCGGCACAGCAGCACCGTTGCAATGGCTTTGGCTGAGCTGCCCATGGTGTGAAAAGCCTGCTAAACGCAGGCTGGAAAATTTAAATTcatcttctccccttccttacCCTCTCTGTCTCTGACCTTGTCAACCCAGATTTGCCAGGCTTCAAACCACTTGTCTTCGCTGTCTCGTGGTTTTACATCTCAGGtgatttgatttaaataaaGGATATAAAATCCCCAATTTTAACCATGTCTTAATGCTGCAATAGGAATTCTTGAGTTCAGTTAAcattcttttgtatttgaacttttttattttttaaaaaactgttttcattaaaaaattattgaTACCCTTTGGCCACTACTCCTTCTCGCAAACCAGGAGGAAAACACTgctcacacacacatttttaaagcaatacgCAGTTTAAGATTCCTGGTTGCGTTTATTCTCAGGGTTCAATTCAATCCACAATGGCATTAGGAAATGTTGAATGATACACTTCTTAGTTGCAAAGGTCCATGTTTTGTACTGGGACTTGGCGAGGCAGCTCCGGGAGGGAAATCAGAAATCAatcaaaaatgtattaaaattgcATTAAGTGTGCTGAAGCCGTGAGGAAAGCGGAGttttttgaaacatattttatacTTAAGACTAATTGGATTTCTCAAGCAGCAGCCATATTGCCTCTGCAGAACAAACAAAGTGTCTGGTAGGGGCAAgcgggcagcagagctgggcacccccccagcccccgaGGCAAACCCCAGAGCCACcgctggagcagggtcctgggACACGGCAGCTCCAGGGCATCCATCGCTCTGCAGGGCAGTGGGGCTGCCGGCTGCAGGTCCTGACCCTGACGCATGTCTGCCCTAGATCCAATGCACAGCGAGGAGGGGGACAAGAAACCCTCCCTGCGCTTGCAGCTCCCAACCAGTCCCTTAGCATCCATTGACAGAAGCGTCGATCCTACAAGCTGACCCAATGGGTGCTCAGCTGCCACCAGGCACTTCTGCTCCTGCAGCGTTTCCCTCATACATTAACTGCGTCTACCCCAGCTCCGTTACAGCTGCCAATTAGGTAATATGGAGCAAACGGAGTAAAAATTAGGAAGCACAGGTCTGTAATTAAAACTTCATGGAAAACCAAACACACGTGCAACAGAGAAAGCGTTGAGGTGAAGATGTTCTTGGGAATGAGGGGACACGAAGAGGAACAGCTCACAGTAGATCTGAATGGGGCAGCATGGTGCCAGTACTTCAGCACGTCCCTCACGTACTTCCAAAGCCTTcaatcaattttaaaattccagaaatgacctctttctttctatttaagCAGCAACTATGTGGGCATCctgaacagaagcagcaatCAAGCCTGAGAAATGGCCTCCTGCCTTACTGCTTAAAGCCAAAACCAATGTGAACATCACCTATCAGCTCTGTCCCTCTTAACAAAGTCACTACCTTGACCCCGAA
It includes:
- the CTXND1 gene encoding cortexin domain-containing 1 protein produces the protein MEGPTPEPVYVDVDKGLTLACFVFLCLFLIVMIIRCAKVIMDPYSAIPTSTWEEQHLDD